The segment TACCGGACGAATGCCCAGTCGCGGGTATTAGAGGAAATGTTCGTCAAATCGAATATGCCGTATACGATTGTGGGCGGGACCAAGTTCTATGACCGAAAAGAGATCAAGGACCTGCTTGCTTATTTGCGGTTGATTGCCAATAACGATGACGATTTGTCGCTGGCCCGTGTCATCAATGAACCGAAACGCGGCATTGGCGCCACTTCGTTTGAGCGCATGGCCCGTTTTGCGATTGAACAGGACCGAACCATTATGGATGCACTGCAAGAAGTCGATTTCATGGGGCTGACGCCGAAAACGGCGCAGACAGCTCTCGAGTTCCGCACGATGATTGACGGTTTTACGCAGATGCAGGAATATCTATCGGTAACAGAGCTGGTTGAGGAAGTCCTGAAGAAATCAGGCTACAAGCATATGCTGCAAATCGACAAAACAATTGAAGGGGAAAGCCGTTTGGAAAACTTGAACGAATTCTTGTCAGTTACCCAGGCATTTGAAAAGCAAAGTGATGATAAGTCACTGGTAGCTTTCTTGACGGATTTAGCTTTGATTTCTGACATAGATGCAGTCGATGATGAAGAAGATGCAGATGGCCCTATCATTTTAATGACGATGCATGCTGCAAAAGGGCTTGAATTCCCTGTGGTCTTTATCATTGGACTCGAGGAAAATGTTTTCCCGCATTCCCGTTCCAACAACGATGATGATGAATTGGAAGAAGAACGCCGTTTGGCTTATGTCGGCATCACTAGGGCAGAACAGCGCTTGTATTTGACGCATGCATCTTCCCGTACTTTGTTCGGAAAGAGCAATTACAATATGCCTTCCCGTTTCATCAATGAAATTTCGGAAGATCTGATTGAACAGACAACACCGGTTCACCGGGCTGGTGGCGCAACAAGCTATAAGCAAGTTCAGAAACGGGCAGCGGTCAGCCGTCCTGCTTATCAATCTTCTGGCGGAGACAAACTTGGGTGGAAACCGGGAGACCGGGCGAAACATAAAAAATGGGGAACTGGCACAGTGGTCAGTGTTAAAGGGGACGGCGAACAAACTGAACTTGATATTGCTTTCCCAAGCCCCGTAGGCATTAAACGGCTGTTGGCAAAATTTGCGCCAATCGAAAAAGAATAATCGGGAGGAAACCAAATGGACCGCATACAAGCAGAGCAACGCGTTAATGAATTAAATGAACTACTTCGGGGATACGGCCATGCTTATTACGTGCTGGACAAACCGGCAGTTCCTGACTCTGTCTACGATCAATTGCTGAACGAATTAATTGAACTCGAGACCTTGTATCCCGATTTGATTTTTCCCGATTCTCCTACTCAACGGGTTGGAGGCACGCCAATTACGAATTTTGATAAAGTGACGCATACATTGCCGATGCTCAGTTTGTCGAACGTTTTTAATGAAGAGGATATAAGGGAATTTGATAAGCGCGTTCGAAACGGCGCCGGCGACAATATTGAATACGTCTGTGAGCTTAAGATAGACGGGCTCGCTGTGTCTCTGATATATGAAAATGGCCAATTTGTCCGTGGAGCGACTCGCGGGGATGGCCGGGTTGGAGAAGACATTACCGTTAACTTGCGTACAGTCCGAACGATCCCGTTGAAACTTCGAAAATCTGTTTCATTGGAAGTGCGCGGAGAAGTGTTTATGCCGAAAAGATCGTTTCATAATTTGAATGCCGAGCGAGGCGGACGGGGCGAAGAATTATTCGCAAATCCAAGGAATGCTGCGGCCGGCTCATTGCGCCAGCTGGATCCCAAAATTACCGCAAGCCGGAATTTGGATGTTTTTATTTACGGCATTGGCGGTGACGCCGAGTCGCATGGCTTAAATGAACATGAAGAAACGCTTCAATTCATCGAAGCACTTGGCTTTAAAACGAATAACGAACGCCAAGTGTGCAAAAGTGTAGAAGAAGTGCTGGCGTATATTGAAAAATGGACCGAGCAACGTTCAAATCTATCCTACGAAATTGACGGCATTGTCATCAAAGTAAACCGCTACCTTCAGCAGCAGGAACTGGGCTTTACGGCAAAAAGCCCGAAATGGGCAACGGCCTACAAGTTCCCTGCAGAAGAAGTGATGACTACGGTACGGGATATTGAACTCAGTGTCGGCCGAACTGGCGTAGTCACACCGACGGCAATTCTTGAACCGGTATCGGTAGCGGGCACGACTGTCCAGCGTGCTTCCTTGCATAATGAGGATTTGATCCGGGAAAAAGATATCCGCATCGGTGATAAAGTCATTATCCGAAAAGCAGGCGACATCATTCCAGAGGTAGTTTCTGCACTTATTGAGCAGCGTACAGGAAGTGAACTTCCTTTTGAAATGCCGGAAAACTGTCCGGCATGCGGCAGTGAATTGATCCGCATTGAAGGGGAAGTGGCATTGCGCTGCGTCAACCCGCAATGCCCGGCACAGATTACGGAAGGGCTGATCCACTTTGTGTCGCGCAATGCCATGAATATCGATGGGCTTGGCGAAAAAGTGATTGAGCAGCTGTACCGTGAAGGACTGATTGCTGACATCTCGGATATTTATAAATTAACGAAAGAACAGTTATTGAATCTTGAACGAATGGGAGAGAAATCAGCTTCCAACTTGATTGCAGCAATCGATGCCTCACGCAGCAATTCAATGGAGCGGCTGCTGTTCGGCCTTGGAATCCGCCATGTTGGAGAAAGAGGGGCACGCATTTTATCCGAGCATTTCGGTTCCATGGAAAAGTTGATGGCTGCCACTTTTGAAGAATTAGTCGGAA is part of the Planococcus shenhongbingii genome and harbors:
- the ligA gene encoding NAD-dependent DNA ligase LigA produces the protein MDRIQAEQRVNELNELLRGYGHAYYVLDKPAVPDSVYDQLLNELIELETLYPDLIFPDSPTQRVGGTPITNFDKVTHTLPMLSLSNVFNEEDIREFDKRVRNGAGDNIEYVCELKIDGLAVSLIYENGQFVRGATRGDGRVGEDITVNLRTVRTIPLKLRKSVSLEVRGEVFMPKRSFHNLNAERGGRGEELFANPRNAAAGSLRQLDPKITASRNLDVFIYGIGGDAESHGLNEHEETLQFIEALGFKTNNERQVCKSVEEVLAYIEKWTEQRSNLSYEIDGIVIKVNRYLQQQELGFTAKSPKWATAYKFPAEEVMTTVRDIELSVGRTGVVTPTAILEPVSVAGTTVQRASLHNEDLIREKDIRIGDKVIIRKAGDIIPEVVSALIEQRTGSELPFEMPENCPACGSELIRIEGEVALRCVNPQCPAQITEGLIHFVSRNAMNIDGLGEKVIEQLYREGLIADISDIYKLTKEQLLNLERMGEKSASNLIAAIDASRSNSMERLLFGLGIRHVGERGARILSEHFGSMEKLMAATFEELVGIHEIGEKMADSVVSYFETEEVQQLMKRLAETNVNLTYTGSRIRVEEGANAFAGKKIVLTGKLEKLTRGEAQAQIEALGGKVSGSVSKKTDLVIAGEEAGSKLVKAIELKVDVWNEERLIEELSK
- the pcrA gene encoding DNA helicase PcrA, which codes for MEMITKNLLKGMNPEQERAVKATDGPLLIMAGAGSGKTRVLTHRIAYLVLEKEVYPSNILAITFTNKAAREMRNRIDGLLGHGTGERMWVSTFHSMCVRILRRDIDRLGFSKSFSILDTTDQLTVIKNVLKQLDLDPKKYEPRTMLNAISSSKNECISATEFAANMNPHNPYEKTVADVYAAYEKRLKKNQSLDFDDLIMTTLILFNTVPEVLEYYQNKFHYIHVDEYQDTNNAQYQLVQKLASKFKNICVVGDSDQSIYRWRGADITNILSFEKDYPNAKVIMLEQNYRSTKRILQAANDVIKKNTSRYPKELRTDNADGPAITLHKAGDERQEAQYVVQTIQKLMQEEGYKTSDFAILYRTNAQSRVLEEMFVKSNMPYTIVGGTKFYDRKEIKDLLAYLRLIANNDDDLSLARVINEPKRGIGATSFERMARFAIEQDRTIMDALQEVDFMGLTPKTAQTALEFRTMIDGFTQMQEYLSVTELVEEVLKKSGYKHMLQIDKTIEGESRLENLNEFLSVTQAFEKQSDDKSLVAFLTDLALISDIDAVDDEEDADGPIILMTMHAAKGLEFPVVFIIGLEENVFPHSRSNNDDDELEEERRLAYVGITRAEQRLYLTHASSRTLFGKSNYNMPSRFINEISEDLIEQTTPVHRAGGATSYKQVQKRAAVSRPAYQSSGGDKLGWKPGDRAKHKKWGTGTVVSVKGDGEQTELDIAFPSPVGIKRLLAKFAPIEKE